A portion of the Pseudomonas sp. GR 6-02 genome contains these proteins:
- a CDS encoding DHH family phosphoesterase, which translates to MRVVTSGSAYLDIDAYACCIAYAELLNHQGIDARAVSSAPLNASISRTVLGWQSSLDDYLPRAGDEFVLVDVSDYHHFDPMVVLEQVVEVIDHHPGFENYWAQKLGSAADILPIGAAATLIFQRWEAAELLPLISEKSAALLATAILDNTLNFTGQLTTQSDIRAYEVLARRAKLEADWPERYFSECQATIESDLIGALAVDMKRLKADSNLPQVFAQMAVWDASALIRTHRSTIGHWLAAQGGDWLLNVISIRECKSYFLAEPLVSQQKLSHLLSIEWQAGMAVLERSLLRKELLKLGLARISVVSKPFLVL; encoded by the coding sequence ATGAGGGTGGTGACCTCAGGCTCGGCGTATCTGGACATCGACGCGTATGCCTGTTGCATTGCGTACGCCGAGCTGTTGAATCACCAAGGCATTGATGCTCGGGCCGTCAGTAGCGCCCCGCTCAATGCCAGCATCTCCAGGACCGTGCTTGGATGGCAATCATCTCTGGACGATTATCTGCCGAGAGCGGGTGATGAGTTCGTGTTGGTGGATGTCTCCGACTACCACCATTTCGACCCGATGGTGGTTCTTGAACAGGTGGTGGAAGTCATTGACCATCACCCAGGCTTTGAAAACTATTGGGCGCAAAAGCTCGGATCTGCGGCAGACATCCTGCCGATCGGCGCAGCGGCAACGCTGATTTTTCAGCGTTGGGAAGCGGCAGAGCTGTTGCCGCTGATCAGCGAAAAAAGTGCTGCTTTGCTGGCCACGGCAATTCTGGACAATACCCTGAACTTCACAGGGCAGCTGACCACCCAATCGGATATCCGGGCTTATGAAGTCCTCGCACGGCGGGCGAAACTGGAAGCGGACTGGCCCGAGCGGTATTTCTCCGAGTGCCAAGCCACTATCGAGTCAGACCTGATTGGCGCGTTGGCGGTTGATATGAAGCGGCTGAAAGCCGATAGCAACCTGCCGCAGGTTTTCGCGCAGATGGCGGTGTGGGATGCCAGTGCGCTGATCCGAACGCATCGTTCAACGATCGGTCACTGGCTGGCGGCGCAGGGTGGAGACTGGCTGTTGAACGTCATCAGCATCCGCGAGTGCAAAAGCTACTTTCTGGCTGAGCCCTTGGTCAGCCAACAAAAGTTGAGCCATTTGCTGTCGATCGAATGGCAGGCCGGAATGGCTGTGCTTGAGCGCTCGCTGCTACGTAAGGAACTGTTGAAGTTGGGGTTGGCCCGCATTTCTGTTGTGAGTAAACCGTTTCTGGTTTTGTAG
- a CDS encoding helix-turn-helix domain-containing protein, with protein sequence MDIQIITREGEPEYAVLPWAQYQALLKAAGINEQPPREATVRPAATSDQTLPGLDQLRSLREGKGIAIEALARTVGISPSYLALIESGERQPDAAIRRSLAWELTVPGWRDES encoded by the coding sequence ATGGATATTCAGATAATTACACGCGAAGGCGAACCAGAATATGCGGTTCTGCCATGGGCTCAGTATCAGGCTCTACTGAAAGCAGCAGGCATCAACGAACAACCACCGCGCGAAGCCACAGTGCGTCCCGCGGCCACATCAGACCAGACTCTTCCGGGTCTGGATCAACTACGCAGTTTGCGCGAAGGGAAGGGCATCGCCATTGAGGCGCTTGCCCGCACGGTAGGCATCAGCCCGTCATATCTCGCCTTGATCGAAAGCGGTGAGCGTCAACCCGACGCTGCTATTCGCCGCAGCCTCGCCTGGGAGTTGACGGTGCCAGGATGGAGGGATGAATCGTGA
- a CDS encoding YkvA family protein, with translation MKMPWNFARFLPMAGRLLARGRLPTLLFAVASKGASQGNRLGKLKDDLRLLQALCLAYWRGEYRAISPKAMVSVVAGLMYFLSPVDAIPDFIPVFGMLDDIAVLAWLMKVLDDELNAFRAWRKRQAPEKLAVVERLPDTPEQLQLQGPKKN, from the coding sequence ATGAAAATGCCCTGGAATTTCGCCCGCTTCCTGCCAATGGCCGGGCGCCTGCTCGCCCGTGGTCGTTTGCCGACCCTGCTGTTCGCGGTTGCCAGCAAAGGTGCGAGCCAAGGTAATCGTCTGGGCAAACTAAAAGACGATCTGCGCTTGTTGCAGGCACTCTGCCTGGCCTACTGGCGTGGCGAGTACCGGGCCATCAGCCCGAAAGCGATGGTTTCGGTGGTGGCCGGCCTGATGTATTTCCTGAGCCCGGTGGATGCGATCCCGGATTTCATCCCGGTGTTCGGCATGCTCGACGACATTGCCGTGCTGGCCTGGTTGATGAAAGTCCTCGATGACGAACTCAACGCCTTCCGCGCCTGGCGCAAGCGTCAGGCGCCGGAAAAACTCGCAGTGGTTGAACGCCTGCCCGATACCCCGGAACAGCTGCAACTTCAGGGCCCGAAAAAAAACTGA